Below is a window of Thermodesulfomicrobium sp. WS DNA.
TGCGCCGTTCCGGGGCAAGTTCTGCATCCACACTGGGGAAAAGCGCTGCCCGCGCCTTGCGGGCTGCTGCCTGGGCCTGGGCCAAACGCGCACGGGCAATACGCACGTCGTAGCCGTGGGCGAGGGCGCGTTCCATGACGAGGGTGAGCTCGGTGGCGTTCCAGGCCTCCCACCAGCGGATGGGCGCTTCCCACGAGCCTTGGAGATTGGCGTAAGACTGCGGTGTAGTGGGCGGCGGGACCGGTGCCGGCCGAAAGGGGGCGCATGCCGCCCCAACAAGAATACTGAGGAAAAGAAGCACAGCACGCATGGCCGCGCCTGTAGTCCTCTCTATGTTTGAACCGCAAGAGGTTGTCTGTGGTTTTTTTCTTGCCTGGCAGACGATGGATGGGATACCCCCATGACCAAAGAATGTAAGGAGCGCCCATGATTTGGGGAGATGCCGCACCGCTGAGCCCTGCTGACGAAGCGACCCTATTTCGGAATATCTTCCGACAGGCGGGTACGGCGATGCTCCTCATCGACTTCGATACCGGTCGTATCGTGGGCGCCAACCCTGCGGCGGCGCGCTTTTACGGCTATCCTACCGAAGAACTGTGCGGGATGCCCATCTCCCGCATCAATATCCTGCCCCCGGAAATTCTCCGCCAGCGCATGGAGGAGGCCCGTTCCCGGCAGCGCAGGTATTTCGTCTTCCGCCACCGGCTCGCCAGCGGCGAGATCCGTGACGTGGCGGTGTATTCGGGGCCCGTCGTGGTGCGGGCCAAGACATTCCTCTATTCCGTTATCCATGACATCACCGAAGAGGTGCGGCTGCGCCGGGAGCGGGAAAGCCTGGCCAAGCGCCTGCGTCTGGCCATGGACGTGGGGAAGGTGGTGGCGTGGGAACTGCACGAAGATGGGCAGATGTACGTCACCTGGCCCCAAAAGGGCCGATACCCATTGGCGCAGCAGGGCAATCCACTGCCTTTGGAGACAGTGGTGGGGTGGTTTGTCCCGGAACATCAGTCCGTTTGGACCACAGCGCTTCAGGCGTGCCTGCTGCATGGTCACCCCTTCAGCGTGGAGCTTCGCGATGGCCAGGGCCGCTGGGTGCAGGTGGAGGGGCTGCGCTTGGAGGATGGAGACGGCATCCGGGTTGTGGGCGTGTTCCACGACATCACCCCGGTCAAGATTCAGGCCGAGGCGGAGTGCCAGCGGCGCAAAGATGCGGAAGCCGCGGCCCGTGCCAAGGACGAGTTCTTGCGGTTCTTGAGCCATGAGCTGCGCACACCCCTTTCCGGCTTGGTGGGGCTTTTGCGGATACTCTGCGAAGGCAGGGGGGGAAATCGCGATGCCCTTCTGCTTCAGGCCCGCGAGCGTGCGGAGAGCTTGCTTCGTCTGCTCTCGGACGCCCTTGATTTGTGCCGTCTGGATGTCGGCCAAATGCCTTTGGTGGACGAGGACTTTTCGCCGCAGGCCTTGTGCACATCCCAGGTAAGTCTCTTTGCCCCCCAGGCCGAGGCCAAGGGGGTAGAGCTGCGGCTTGTCTGCGATCTGCCTGCCTCGCGGCTGGTGGCGGCCCCCAAGGCGCGTCTGGAGCAGGTCCTCTCCAACCTCCTTTCCAACGCGGTGAAATTCACCGATCATGGGGAGATTGTCGTGACCTGCGTGCTGCACGGTACGGAGGATGGCGAGGCGTTGGCTTTCACGGTACAGGACACCGGATGTGGCATCCCTCCGGAGTTGCAAGCGCGGCTTTTTGAGCCGTATGCCCAAGGGGTATTGGAGACGAAATTGGCGCGGGGCAGCGGCCTTGGCCTCTCCATTGTCCAGGCCTTGGTGCAGCGCATGGGGGGAACGATCACGGTGGAGAGCGAGGAGGGTACGGGAACGACTTTTCGCGTCACGGTGCCGGTGCGGCCGGTGGCGCAGGTGGAGTCGGAGCTCCAGGAAAGCCCCCAAGCCCGCTTCGAGGAAACGTCCTGCGTGGGTTCTGATTCCTGGGACGTCCTCGTGGCTGAGGATGATCCCGTCAATCAGATGGTGGCGCGGACGCTTCTGGAGCGTTTGGGACACCGCGTGGAGGTCGTCTCCAACGGGGCGGAGGCGGTTGCCGCTGTGGCCCGCCGGCGCTTTCACGTGGTGCTGCTCGATGTGGCCATGCCGCAGATGGACGGCCTTGAGGCGGCGCGGCGCATCCGCCAGATGCACCCTTCCCTGCCGCTGGTGGCGGTGAGCGCGTTTACCAGCGCCGATGACCAACAGCGGTTTGCTGCAGTGATGGACTTTGTGCTCACCAAGCCGCTCAGTCTCGATGCCCTTGTCCAGGTATGCGCTCAGGTGGCCGCCCGGTCCGTGGCGTGATGGCAGGCCCAGGCCTGGCCGAGGCGCTGGTCGATACCGAGGATATGGTCGCAGAGCCAAGTCTTGAGAAAATGGAGCATCTCCGTGGCCAGGCCCTCGGTGGCGAGGATGGCGTCGAGGTCGAAGAGTTCGATCTGGTTGATGAACGTCTGG
It encodes the following:
- a CDS encoding ATP-binding protein, coding for MIWGDAAPLSPADEATLFRNIFRQAGTAMLLIDFDTGRIVGANPAAARFYGYPTEELCGMPISRINILPPEILRQRMEEARSRQRRYFVFRHRLASGEIRDVAVYSGPVVVRAKTFLYSVIHDITEEVRLRRERESLAKRLRLAMDVGKVVAWELHEDGQMYVTWPQKGRYPLAQQGNPLPLETVVGWFVPEHQSVWTTALQACLLHGHPFSVELRDGQGRWVQVEGLRLEDGDGIRVVGVFHDITPVKIQAEAECQRRKDAEAAARAKDEFLRFLSHELRTPLSGLVGLLRILCEGRGGNRDALLLQARERAESLLRLLSDALDLCRLDVGQMPLVDEDFSPQALCTSQVSLFAPQAEAKGVELRLVCDLPASRLVAAPKARLEQVLSNLLSNAVKFTDHGEIVVTCVLHGTEDGEALAFTVQDTGCGIPPELQARLFEPYAQGVLETKLARGSGLGLSIVQALVQRMGGTITVESEEGTGTTFRVTVPVRPVAQVESELQESPQARFEETSCVGSDSWDVLVAEDDPVNQMVARTLLERLGHRVEVVSNGAEAVAAVARRRFHVVLLDVAMPQMDGLEAARRIRQMHPSLPLVAVSAFTSADDQQRFAAVMDFVLTKPLSLDALVQVCAQVAARSVA